The sequence ATTGCCACTCGGTAAAACTTCAGCAGCCATGAAGGAGTTTTCACCCGGCAGCTCCACTGCAGCAATGCTCGATTCCTCGGCTTCAAAAAGTATGTCAACAGCGCCTGTATTGGACAGTGTAATATCGTTGTTTGCATTTACATTCTCGCACTTTATTTCTTTAGCTGTTGAATTGGACTTGTTTTTCACTGTTTCGGTTtctgttttgctttttgtttttgattttgattttcgtATTGATGCTGCGGTACTTTTCTTTTGCTGACTGGTAACACTATTTGCTTTAGTTTGTTGCGAATGCAAGGaatgttttcttttaatgtGATTATTTAGTAGATGTTGTGTGACGTATGCAGCATCACAGCCATCAACAATGGTGTCTGAACATCTGAAGCTGTTTGAGGAAGAGATAATGATAaagttttctttgaaattttcaaatcattTCTAATCGCGAAATACTTACGGCTTATCAGCCTTATGCCGTCTGATATGCATATTAAGCGCGCTTTTACGGCCGAATTTTTTAGGGCAATGCGGACAATTGAATTCGGAAATTTCCAAATGCCGAGCAATATGGATATCTAATGATTTTGCATAGTTTGTTGTAAATTTACATTCGCCACATTTGTAAACTGCGGCCGGGTGAACCTGAAAAATACGCATAAATTCGCATATTCAAAACATATTtgcaatattaatttattttgctcttATTAACATACATTCTCCTCGTGCAATTCTTTTTGCGAGCGATGATAGAAACCTTTATTGCAATGCGTGCAAAAGTATCTGCATTCACTAACATGAATTGCTCGCATATGCACCTCTAAGTATCGCCTGCATTTGATTACTTTTCCACAAAGTGTACAAGGGACAGGCACGTGTACATAGTCGATATGCTCTTGCAAGGCCTGCTCATCTCTATATGCGGCTGCACAATGCGGACAGAAGACATTTTCTGCAAGAAGAGTAAGGCATTATTagcaatgaaataaagtaaGCGATTCCAGGCGCATGTACATACTGTTATTGTGCCTTCTAGCCACATGCACGGCCAAGGACATTTTGGTCGGACATACTTTTTCACAAAATTGGCAGGTTAATGCAGTTAATTGGCACTGTGCGATGTGCTCTTGAAGTTCATTCGAATTCGCAAACTTTTGATCACATATTCGACAGGTATTTGATTTGTGAGCGTGACGTTTGTGCCTCTGTAATGGAGTCCATTGCTTGTAACACTCGTCACAATccttaaagtttaaatatttaaaataaataaggaaTTTTAAGGAGTTTTAAAACTCATTGAATAATAGACACTTACGCCCACATCACACATCAAGAGTCGCTTTAGTGGTAGGCTTTCTAAccaacttttgtaatttttgtgcgTAGCCATATGTGTACGCTTTGCTTTATGATCTTCGAGTTCTTCATTGCATAGGGGACagtaaaacatttcattttcatggaCGCCCGTAGCACGATGCTTTCTAAGTGAATCCTTATCTTTAAAATCTTGTGCGCAGAAATGACAGCTGTAAGCTACAATGAGTATTTCCTCTTCAATTTCACCATAAAAACAGTCGGTGCTGAGGTCTGAAGTGTGTTTCTGCAATGgcgtgaaaaatataaatggagaTATTTATATCTAAACAAAATTGCACAAACCTCTAAACTGTCGCAGTCACTTCCAATCAAGCCACAACTTGTACAGGTAAACACTCGCACTTCGGCATCAGACTCATGCCATTTCAAGTGATTTTGAAGGATGGCTAAACTGGGAAATATTTTCGGACATAAGTCACATTTATATTCAATATTGGTGTGCACACCTTCCTAAAAGTTAAAAATGGTactaattaaaatcgaagaaaaaaaaaataatatatatatatttttttatcatacctTGTGTGCTTGTAGTAATTTTTTGTTGCGGTAAGTTCTTAGACATTCATCACACTCATATTTAGGCTTTATTTTATGCGAATTTTGATGCTTGACGAACGGCTCCATTTCTGCGAATATGCGATCACAGCTAGCAGTGATGTGGGGAAAAggttaatatatttctttaataCTTCATTACTGCTACTACTTACATGGTGCACGCCAGTGTTCCCGGTGGTTCGTGCTCATAATTTACATGCACGAAGAACTCGTCTACATTGGTAAAATCTTTGTTGCAAATCAAACAGATTTTAGAACGCCGTTTTGCCAAATGAAATTGCAAGTGAAAAACAAATCTTGAttcaaagtaaacattttttagtttatatggAACAATATTCGTATTGTCAAATCCGTATTTACCTTTTGTGTGAGACAAATTCTTGTTTGCAATATTGGCAATAAGGCTGCGTGCAAGCTCTGCGCGTTAGTTTGCGATAACAGGAATGCTTATTCAGTTGATGAAAGTTTGAGAACCGTAGATCGCAATAGGGGCAGCTACCGTATATTTTTATGCTAAACGATCAAGAAATAAAGGAATACAAGTTCTACAGATCTAGTAACAGTACATTTTTGCCAAATATTAAATagatatacattctgtcaaaaaagtaccggggattgttcaataaaacgcaaaatgattgtttaatcatcaaaatttattttgtcgccttcaaaataggctccactcgaagcaatacacatatgcttaaccaccttttaaacgcttttgaagagatcttcttcagctccttcagcgaattctctttaatggcctctatcgactcaaagcgcgtccgcggagtggcaatttaagttttgggaaaaggaaaaatcaCAGAGGGctaggtgaatacggtggttgttcgatgatatttgcccagtttttggtcaaaaaaagtgtacacaatatgagccttgtgagacggtgcgttatcatggtgccgTTTCCTACGCGCATaactcatgtggatagcgccattcagccgcctgttgactggtttgcatgtaaaactcatatacccacatcTTATCACCTGTTATGAATTATGGGTTCGAAttcatgtcttcagccaccttcttttaatgcattttttgaaagaaattcaactctatTGGAACGAGTGGGGCagtcacgcgtctcatgcctaaTTGacggtgtaaaatgttgcgaattgatacGTGAGACACGATAagatcacgagctacctccctcaaacttaagtgGTGGTTTTCCagtaccatttccttgactttgtcgacattttcatccgttggtgggcgaccagatcggggcaaatcttctacgacttctcggccctctggaAAAGCCTTATAGCACTCGTATACCAGTGTTTTTGATAACgaacactcgccataggctttctgcaacattttcaatgattcggtaCACGAAATTCCgttaaaaactcaaaattttagacaaattctttgtacgACATTTTTATCTATAGTGAAAATCGTAGAGCACACCTGTGGTTGACTgatatgccaaaaacaagctaattgacagatcacgcacaAACTTTGCGACACTAGAGagaacagttgtaccaacattccagcaaaaaaaaaaaaaaaaaatttagacgcGTGAAACTCGCACTTTTTTAAATGagcaattcccgatatttttttgacaagtTGCACATTGGAATTCTTTCGGCACAACCAACATTCACACCTGCCCTGGTATTTATGCGTACCTTTGCAAATCGCTGTGTCGCAATACCAAGTGTCTGGCAAGTGAGTACTCACTTCGAAACACCACATCACAATCCTGCAAGGTGCATGCATATTCGTTGAACTCATTCTCATGGAACATTATGCAATGCTGCAACAAGTCTTGATACTCTTCAAACTGCTCGCAGCATATCTACGGAATTTAAAATCACATCGAATGTGTCATCTTACTGCTATTCCTCCATTCTATATTGCGATTATTTACCAAACATTCACTATTCCATTTGAATTCCAATGTGTTAAAGTTACTTGCGACGGCTTCATCTAAATATTCCCTAAGGCTATCTGCATTGTCGTCTTCAGTGTTGAATTCATACAACAAATCTGGATCATCTGCGTACGAAAGGCATTattatatgtacaaatgtacacAAGCACGTGCATACGTTTGATTTAACTCACCTTTTAAATTGGGGAAAGCAAAATTTGGTAGCGCTTCATCATCGCTTTCGATACTTTCAGGAGCGTCCGAAAACTGTTCATCTTCGCTGGTATTTTCTGGCATTTCTTCAGCCATTAGGAAACTatgatttatttacaaaaatatttgacgtGAACTTGCGCGTAAAAATTTTACTACTGAAGAAACAGCTGATTGTGTATGTGCATGGCGACATCTACGTGTGAAATTATGGCGAGATGGAGAACAGGGAGTCGCTAAATTCAATTAAAGAATTATAAGAAGCAAACaataaattgctgaaaattaaaaaaatagaataattgtTTATGCTCTTTATTTCATATATCGCTgaatgaaaaaacatttttccgtGTTGTTTGTAATTCTGTTTTGGGAAACAtgcaattttacaatttatgtTTGATattctattaatttcatttcactttattcATTGGCTTGACAACAAGAAGcaagaatatacatatgtatgtatgtacgaggtctgttcaaaaaataaggtgaattatCAAATCTCGTGGGCTACGTTCATTTGACttgtgattattattttttttatgttggtacactcgtctggAAGATATATTCACTTCTTGACTGCTTGACTCggttggtttcgatgtcataaccttTTAAGCAAATATGGATAATCGACGATGCTcctgcgacgttgtttttggtcaaaattcagtaattttgtaatgaacttcgctgccacacgcttcatgtcCAAAATTCCCGAAAAGAtagcatggcatgagccaaccgatatgccgacatcctcgcaacttctctaattgtgattcgacgattctgcACAACAATTAAATTTGAGCACATTTTCCTTGTTAGTTGCAGGAATGTCGCATTTTGGAAGCGTTGAAGTGCACCATTATATCGAAGGTGGGCTAAGTTGTTGACCGACTTGGGTCATTTTAAACGGTAACTTACTTCATCTCAGGACTTTTATTAATATATCCGAAATTTTACTTAAGTTATTGGTTGCGGATACATACCTACAGTGATGGCCAAATCGTATACAACCATTGCTCtattatacagggtccggcactcgaagtgtaaccaattaaaaaggccatacatttagtgtggaaaattacttatattcaattcaaagtaaaaaatgtgtgaaaataatgcaaaattaagaatcaatttacttttgcccgatatgaccacctcttgccttgactatggctttgagacggtccagaaacgaattgcaagctgcccgaatgtgacttgaagGTATTTTGGCCACCTCGCGAGACTCAGCCcattgagactggtgaatcttttagttcggaccttgctcccCAGAATGGCCCAAACAAAagaatccatcggattcgcatctggtgaaattgagagccattgtggggacgttatgaagtacggaacgttattttttagccattcttggttctctcgagctttgtgagacggtgccgagttgtgttgaaacgtccatggtctcccaccgaaatgtttgtctgcccacggcttcaggctcgatgaaaacgatgactcaaattctcgtatgaacgggcGGTGAAATAAaacctatcgttttgggagtttacgaattgctcaatttggaaaattttctcgtcagaaaatgcaaacgaagcaactccttcgctctttcaagtctgacttgttgctgctttggtgtgaaatCATGCGACTTTTGGATCtctatgaaaggagaatcgacacacaccatcttttcgtcgacttcaaagctgcattcgacagtacggaaaggagttacctgtatgccgctatgtctgaatttggtatccccgcaaaactaatacggctatgtaagatgacgttgctcaacaccagcagcgccgtcagaattgggaaggacctctccgagccgtttgataccaaacgaggtttcagacagggtgactcgctgtcgtgtgacttctttaacctgatgttggagagcatcgtacgagccgcagaacttaatcgctcaggcacaattttttataagagcgtacaattgctggcgtatgccgcgctgttagttctgccttctccaaactggataaagaggcaaagcgaatgggtttggtggtgaacgaggacaaaacgaagtacctcctgtcttcaaacaaacagtcggcgcactcgcgtatcggcacccacgtcactgttgacagttataattttgaggttgtaaaagacttcgtgtatttaggaaccagcattaacaccgataacaatgtcagccttgaaatccaacgtagaatctctcttgccaacaagtgctactttggactaagtaggcaattgagcagtaaagtcctctctcgacgaacaaaactaacactctacaagactctcatcacgcccgtcctaacgtatggcgcagaagcttggacgatgacaacatccgatgaagcgacgcttggagtgttcgagagaaagattctgcgtaagatttttggacctttgcacgttggcaatggcgaatatcgtagacgatggaacgatgagctgtatgagctttacgacgacatagacatagcgcagcgaataaagatccagcggcttcgttggctgggtcatgtcgtccgaatggatacaaacgctccggctttgaaagtattcgatgcggtaccagctggtggtagcagaggaagaggaagtcctcctctgcgttggaaagatcaggtggagaaggacttggcttcacttggtgtgtccaattggcgccggttagcacgagagagaaacgactggcgcgctttgttaatctcggccaaaatcgcgtaagcggttatcgcgccaattaagaagaagaagaaggcttgaatttgagatcatttttcagtatgcggttgatgctacggtcagatactttcaattctttcaccattttattcacacttcgtcggggatttcgctcaagtcgcttcttcactttttgaaacaTTTCACGTGGCGTTGCAAtctcattgtaacgagtaatggtgcgataaataaaaactttatttactttgaggTGCTCGAGTAACGACCAattgctggttgtgattttccagccaaatataaagcaattacgtttgaaatccattactgattttcttttttcgcgtttactcttggcaaaatgcttccgcgcgcttgtaaacaatactctgaactaGCCTCtgttagccaactaacagacagcagatgcccgtgcatcagctgtgcgagcggtctgaagttggttacactacgagtgccggaccctgtagaaaaataaaaatataatatataaactttCTATATATAAAACTTTCTATTGTTTGAGAATTATTGGATCTAGATGTACTTCTTGACtcatgttttactttttttaaccatATAAATTGTACTACTCCCAAGACTTccagtttagtttttttttaagtgtcaTGCGAGAGATTTTAGGGGTTCTTATACTAGAAATTCGCAGAAGCAAATCAGAATTATTTTGTAGGTGAGGTAagtatttttgttgtagcagtttatgACATAAAGTCCTCTTAAGAGCAGTAAAGTCATCAGTTCTTGCCGTCAATtttatctaacggtaggcccaagaaaaatgctttttcagggtcgattctggataggtagtaTTGTTTAACTTGTTACAATATCCGGAGCGTAATTGTGCCAGAGGATATTCGAGGAGCGAGAGTTCGTGACAGTGGTGAGGAGCTCCCGTTGAATGTGGTTAAAAGACTTGTCGAGGTAAGCGTGGTTATATTTGcttcacaattttcaaaattttcaaacctCGTGCTTGACAAAGTCAAAAACAATGCGTGAACGAAGTTCCATTGAGTTTGAGAAAAAAGTTTCATATatactttacatacatatatacaaatttactctAAAAAAATGAGCAGTTTTTATAGCTCTGATATCCCGCATACACAATTTTAgcatttttgctttattattgcTGAAAAGCGCATTTTTTTCATTCCTGAAAATTAATGCCATGTGGTAAGTGGGTGTGGATAGAGCTAGATTTTTCGCCATTTTCAATACATAtgtcttacatatgtatatattaatcccgattaacgccaccgtctgtctaggctattagCGTATCTCATTTCTCGAGTTATCGTGTGCACGAATGGTTAGACAAACTTTGTTAAGCCGATTTCTctcttttcgaaatattttggtaTGTCCCGTTATGGTATACAAACAATCGTTATGTTAACCAAGTTTTAATACCCCTGTGTACTAGTGcgcttttgtataaaaataaaattataaataagtaaatcagGATCAAATAATACAGTTTATCAGAAATTCTCATCCTGTTAAatgaatatttccaaaaaaatttaaacacattTAAAATCGCAGTCCACTAAAACAATTTATGAAACGAAATAGATTCAAAcagaataatagaaaaaaaaacaaaaacaaaaaatatataaaataccaaAGTATTAggtaatataaagaaaaattaaataatgaaattaaatcaaataaaacgcCGTTACACACACAATCAAATAGAGAAGAAACAtttgtacatgcatatatatcttCCCACATTTCGATTTACCAAATTACATGACGTTAATCCAATAAAGGCTGTAATCGATTGTGACATCACCCGCAAccagcaacaacatcaacaacttGCCATAATTATATAGCCTACTACACTTTTTAATTCAATCATAAATATCGCAAACCATTTCCCAATACAAAACGTTGATGCTAACGTGAAGGTGCACAAATGAAGCAAAACTCATACGGCGCCATGGGGTAGCTGATGCATTCAAAACGAGTGAGTGTTTGATGTGGATTGTGTTTCTGCGAACAAAAAAAACGGAGTTAATGACCTGTTAATACAGTTAATGATATTATGaacctatttttgttttcaaaattgtagTGGAAGGCAATGGCGGCTGCAAGTTGCGATTTGACTCTATTAGACTTTTTTATAGTATCCTGAGACAGCTATCCAACGACGATTTAAATGTTGAAACGTGAAATCTAATTGCAAATGCAGATACAACAAGTGCTGATACTCGTGAAAATGTACTGATCAATTGAGTTTTCCGAATAGGCTACTGTAGAGCCAACCGTGGAAgtcatttcaatgaaattttattctatGTTTAATGGCAAGcttttctccttcttcttcatatttaaaaatgcaattGCAATCGACTCAACCTGaacaaaatttgcatttaatataagcacacaaaaatgaaaaaaacacaaatatggaGTTGCagtgctttaaaaaatttaacttagtACTGACGTGTAATAAGTTTAacgattgaaataaaaatattataggtCGATagggtgtatttttttttaaataaaatatttactcatAAAATGTTTAGTTAAAAATCTGTAATTCGAAAAATGTTAATCACTTTTtatctcttttattttattatgtcttgggtaatttttcttaatttcttaaaGTAAGAAACCATTAAAATTATCATAGAAGGCTTTGAAGTATTCAAATCTAATTACTGAATATCAACAAAATGAAAACCCAAGGAAAGCAAGATAATCAGTTTGAGGA is a genomic window of Anastrepha ludens isolate Willacy chromosome 6, idAnaLude1.1, whole genome shotgun sequence containing:
- the LOC128868891 gene encoding oocyte zinc finger protein XlCOF6, producing the protein MAEEMPENTSEDEQFSDAPESIESDDEALPNFAFPNLKDDPDLLYEFNTEDDNADSLREYLDEAVASNFNTLEFKWNSECLICCEQFEEYQDLLQHCIMFHENEFNEYACTLQDCDVVFRSEYSLARHLVLRHSDLQSIKIYGSCPYCDLRFSNFHQLNKHSCYRKLTRRACTQPYCQYCKQEFVSHKRFVFHLQFHLAKRRSKICLICNKDFTNVDEFFVHVNYEHEPPGTLACTICDRIFAEMEPFVKHQNSHKIKPKYECDECLRTYRNKKLLQAHKEGVHTNIEYKCDLCPKIFPSLAILQNHLKWHESDAEVRVFTCTSCGLIGSDCDSLEKHTSDLSTDCFYGEIEEEILIVAYSCHFCAQDFKDKDSLRKHRATGVHENEMFYCPLCNEELEDHKAKRTHMATHKNYKSWLESLPLKRLLMCDVGDCDECYKQWTPLQRHKRHAHKSNTCRICDQKFANSNELQEHIAQCQLTALTCQFCEKVCPTKMSLAVHVARRHNNKNVFCPHCAAAYRDEQALQEHIDYVHVPVPCTLCGKVIKCRRYLEVHMRAIHVSECRYFCTHCNKGFYHRSQKELHEENVHPAAVYKCGECKFTTNYAKSLDIHIARHLEISEFNCPHCPKKFGRKSALNMHIRRHKADKPFRCSDTIVDGCDAAYVTQHLLNNHIKRKHSLHSQQTKANSVTSQQKKSTAASIRKSKSKTKSKTETETVKNKSNSTAKEIKCENVNANNDITLSNTGAVDILFEAEESSIAAVELPGENSFMAAEVLPSGNNETYMLVVVDDETMEMVNNSSGELILLENVEYPTS